The following DNA comes from Magnolia sinica isolate HGM2019 chromosome 18, MsV1, whole genome shotgun sequence.
AACAGTACACATGTTACAGCTTATACAGATTCTGATTGGGCCATCTATCCCACCATCCGCCGCTCCACTACCGGATACTTTATTTAGTTAGGCACCAGTCCGATCTCATGGCGCACCAAGAAGCAAAATACAGTTGCTTGCTCttccactgaagctgaatatcaaGCCATGGCCATCACAACCTGTGAACTCACTTGGTTAAAACAACTTCTCACTGATCTTAGTGTCTCTCATCCCGAGCCATTCACTCTACATTGTGACAATCAATCTGCACTATATATTGCCCATAATCCTGTGTTTCatgagtagaggtgggcatgttaGACCTGATCCGACCCgcctcggtaccgttccgaacaaaaccgacggcctagatcggcccTAATCGAGTTTGTCAATCCAGATCCGATCGTTTTTCATGTTAGGTTTGGATAAAGGTGTATCCAGACAGAACCGATTCGAAAACTCGAACCGAAAtggtccgaaccgacccgacccgactcgacccggGATGTAAATATATTTCTAAACAAAAGTTTCACCGCCTAGGCTTTTTGTTCGGCGCCAAAAAACTCCGCCCAACTCtatctctctatttctctttatctctctatatctatctatctctctctatatctgtctCTCTATTTCTATTGAAGAAGATGACAAAATCCTTCTTTTTCAGCCGTTGGGTTTTGGAGGAGCTTCATGGGATTTCTCTGTTGAAGAGAAATATATACTGAGAAACGGTGTACGATTATATACGAAAGAGAGAGAGTCATAGCAGGTATCGATTGGAGAATGGTCGACGTACAACTGTTTACAGGCTGTCATCTTGACAGTCCCACCCGAAGttgatggaagcagattggcctGTGTACGAAGCAGATCGGTTGGTGTaacgggtctgatcacgaggtatgtgttatatccaaacagtccatccatttggcgagctcattttaaggcttgagacaaaaaataagacagatctaactattaattggaccacacttcaaaaactagtgggagattgaacgtttaccattgaaaccctttttcgagtcatggaaattttggatcaatatgaaatttctttttcctcttcattcaggtacttATGAccttattaaatttattttttctattcattcagttacttgtgaccttatgaacagattggatgtaaaataaacgttatagtggggcctacaaattttttaacggtgaaaatcattatctctattgctatttatggtgtggtccagatgatctttggatatgattcgtttttttggataatgctctaaaatcatctctaaaaatagatgaacggtgtagatataataaatacatcactatggggcccatgtaagatgtaactttgatctcctttgaaccgttctcacaacaaggagatcgaggagcgtcagtgctgccTTCGCGGAAGCGGActgtgtactgagtaaattctttggggcccaccgtcatacatacattttatccactccgtccatcctttttaccagataattttagggagttatctaaaaaacgaagcatatccaaagcgctaagtggaacacatcaccagaaacagtgtgaattgaaattctatcgttgaaaagttcttaggggccataaaagttttagatcaagctgatatttgtgatttcccttcatccatgtctgtgtgatcttatgaatatcttggatgacaaataaacatcactgggggccttagaaaggtatcaacggaggaaatcaatacttccactctttcttgtggtattgtccacttgagatttggatatgtttcaattttgggatcaatgactaaaatgatctgtaaaaacggatgaatggtgtggataaatgtcATGCACTTAAGGTggacccaacagagtttactcagtacgacaaTCCGATTTCTGTCTTCACACGACATGTACCAAGTGCAACTATATAGGCTAGCTGGTGCTAGCTACAAACAACAAGCAGTACTTGATTTATAAAGCTTCTTCAATAAGCTATGTATCCTGTGTAaggcttcttcaagaagctacatAACTGTTTGTTTTTATCCTattgagtaaattatgtgggccatgtttttttttttttttttggtttatccacaccgttcatcagttttttcagatcattttaggggttgatactaaattttaagtaaattcaataatcaagtagatcgcacCATACGAAACACtgataataatgattttcacactgTTGAAAAAAAACGAACAATCCGAACCTTGCCccatctgatccgactcggttttcctgaccgagttggacttggATCGATTCAGGCCACTGGAGTTCGAATCTGATCAAGTTAGATGACCAGGACCCGGTCccagatcggatcaagttcgaTTCAGGCCCTACAAATTTCGAacagagtcgagttggacctaatccgatccgattcggtctgatgcccacctctattcaTGAGCATACCAAACACATTGAGATTGATTGCCATATTATTCACGACAAAATTCGCTCAGGCCTCCTCAAAGCTGTCTATACTTCTTCGAGTGAGCAGGTTGCcaatatcttcaccaaagcttTGGGACATAAACTTTTTCATCGTTTTTCGCGCAAGTTGGGCATTACGAACCTCCATgcgccaacttgagggggagtattaacagatttcttaccatacatgcacaaaatcaagacttgcataaaatttataattagactatttttaaaatatatttttccatacatttcattGTACATATATTTATTTGTAAAGCGCAATTCGAAATATATtacaattcaatcaaatatttctctccctctcccatcTTTACACTCTTTTATCTCTTTTTAGTAActtataaaaagtaaaaaaactaaaagaaattAATTGAAGTGATCAAATAAATTTAAGTAAAATTGttatttataactaatcataaaccaagctTACTTATCTGGACTAAGTTACTTATCTGCTACTGCAagtgaaaaaaatagaaaaagtaatttatgtAGTAGCATCGGGCCCTAGGGACGTTAGACGCCACAATTAAAACAGGTCTCAAACTCTAGTAGCAAACGACCCCAAAACTTGGATGAAACTCAATCATAAGCCCTCGCACGGTGTGGATTCTATTAGACGGGACCAAATCACAATGTAAAACTCATCTTCCACTATTGCTTTAATAGAATGGAAAAAGAGATCGTGTGATGACCCCTCAAAATGTTGCACCCATTTAAAAGGTCCACGCATAGTTacggaccatccatcatgcggggcccacctttatttttaagAAGGAAGAATATTATGGAAATGTTTTATTATTAATATGGAAATTCCACCATGTGGGGCTCTCATTTGATTCCCATTCCTTTCAAACGGCTTTAATTGGATGATCGTAACCATTCAATTAGTGAGTATGCAAGagaatatggaccgtccatcaagtggggggTCATCCCTCTCAAATCAGACTTTGATTAGagattatatatttttaataggTAAGCTCAATTTCGAAACACCGCCATGCTCCAACAATCACGCTGAAAACGATCCTGACCATTCATTTAGTTGGTCAGATGTGAGCGATTACAAGTGCTCTGCATTCAGCTACACATATGAATGGTCAAAATCGTCCATTCAGCAAAAATAATCTTCTCACTGTGCCATCGGCCTATATTAATGCCCAAAAATCAACGGCTCGGATCCCCAATGGTGCGATACTTGTTGCTAATCTCGAGTCACGATGCAGGCAAGACTAACAAACCCGGGGCGAAGTACCCATTGTAGCGGACGGTTAGGCGGTGATGTTTCCGCCACGGTCCCATCGTTTTCCCTTAGAGGAGTTATTATAGGATACGCTGTCGAAGTATCGACATTCGTACTCATTCGGGCAGCGGGTGTACACGTCTTGTAATCGTACCCTTCCAATTATTGGGTCCCATTGTGGGATGGGGGCATGGTTCATAAATTCACTAACCTCCTATTATCATGTCCAAAAAGGACGGTTAAAACTGGAACATttcaatcaatggtccaaatccaACGGATAGTTGTCCCTCAATAGAGGATTAGAATTATTCTACCAAACTGATTTTGCGTGTGCAGATATGctatggtttattattattattatgttttagTGAATTCAAGCACAGTAAACCAGGTGAACACTTGTTGTTTCGGTGTATGCGCGCGAAGATGGATTTTTATACCGATAATTTCCCTTGAACGGGCACGTGGCGGGACTGATCCGATAAACGGCATACGCATGGCGCGTTGTACACCACTCGGTGCATGCTAAATATCTAATCCAACCAATGGCCTTCTACTCTCTGATATCCATCCGTATtctagaaaataaagaaagacagAAAAATCACAAATGGAGAGACATCAATAAACGTGATTTCCCGTTTTCTATTCGTCTCGGTTTTCACCGCCTCTCTAGCTAACGTCTTTTTTTCCACTTCCAGTCCgggtctctctctccctctttctctcctgcACGCAGTATGTTCATATTAATGATAGATGCGTCTGTTTAGCATTTGTAGGAATGCATGTATGACCGTAGATGGTGTAAGTATAGGCATTGCAGAGCAAGCAGATTTTAGAGGAACGATCACAACCGTTCCTTGCTAAGGTCCCCTGAGGCTTTTCTTTATGTTTGGCTTGCTGGTTTTTAAGGCTAATTAGTGGTCGTTTGGCTCCCTCAGGAATCTTAAATGGTGGAGTGTATCTGTTTGTCGAAATAACGTGTTTGGATACTAGGAAAGTCATTCTCAGAATTTCAGAAACTGGGTTTTACTCACTGTTCTCAGACTAGGGTAGCTTTCTTGTTGATCCAAGCTAATGTGGAATACATAATTTAGCTTTGAATATTCAACTCTTATGTGCTAGTTTGGATTTAGATTACCACTGAAAGCCATTTTCATTTGCAAGTTGCATTCTGAttatttatcttcttcttcttcttcttctttttcttttaaataaccaGGTCTTCAAGTGAACTACTTCTTGCTAGCTTGTGATTAATCCTGTTATAAGCGGCACTCTTACAGCTTAAAACTCGGGTGACATGGTTTCTGCTCAACAAGCTTCGGAAGTGTAATGGTAATACATAACCGTGAGAAGCCATATGATGGCTACAGCTGCAGTTATTGGGCTAAGTGCAGGGAAGAGGCTGTTGAGTTCTTCGTTTTATTCATCTGACCTCAACGACAAACTCTTCTCTGTCCACGAGCTTGGAGTGACGCAATTTCAGGCTGCCTCAGCTAAGAATGTGATAATAGCAAAAAAATCTAACAATTTTGGCCCTGGAGTTCCATCTAATCGGCATACCCAGACAATTAAGGCTCTTAAAGAACATGTGGATACTTCCTCTGTTCCTTCCACTGATGAGAGCTGGCAGCAGTGGACTGACCTCTTGGAGAAGGATGGAAACCACAACGAATCCTCACTAGAAGTCCTAATTTTGCTGCAGAAGTCTATGCTGGAAAAGCAGTGGAATATTTCTTTTGATCAGGCAGGAACTTTGGATGCACCTGGAGGAGTCAACAAGAAGATACAAATAACTGGTTCAGGGACATCTGCTCGGCAACGGAGAACAAATTCAAGGAGAAAAGCTATCAATCAAACTGCTTCATTAATGCTGCCAAGTAGAAGGAAGCATCCTCGTTCTATTATCAGTCCGGAACTGCTACAGGGTCGTTTAACTGGTTATGTAAAGGGCATATCAAGCAAGGATTTGCTCTCCCATGCTGAAGTCATACACTTGTCAAATACAATCAAAGCGGGTATTTCCTTAGAAGAACACAAGTCAAAGTAAGTAATGTTCTACTGAAAAGGACGAAaccattctcattttgaaaattCCTTTCCAATTTTATGCCTTTGGTTATCCTTCCCTGTTGCTGACAGCCTGCGTTGAGATTTCTAGGAATCTAGCTTTGTGGTAGTCTAACATAACCAGATGCAAGAAGTGTCATTTCTTTTAAATAATGCAAAAGAGCATGCTTCCAAAATTGGATTATATTTTATGTGAAACCCAAATGCTACCTTCCAACAACAAAGCCTTTTTCCTGATTTGGCCAAGCTTCTTGCAGATATAGCGAAAAAAGTTCCAAGTCACGATTGGATCATGTTAATTAAGGAACATTCAAGGAGTGCGCTGTTGAGTTGTAGAAAGTTGCTGTTAGGATTTTTTTGAAAGACAGAATCGCAAAATTTTGCAAATCATGTTTTTAAAACCTGAGGATCAATTCTCAGttagataaaaaaaattttaaaaaaaattctaaacccTAAAAAGGAGGGTTTAGATCATACTTTAATGCCAtgaaatatgaaattgagaaatttatgTCGACTAATTCACAAATTGAGGTCTCTCCCAGATCTCAATCAAGTAAATGCACAAAACCCACCAATCTACACTATAGGGTTGTAAAGAATGGTCTGATCAGATGGGCCACTAATTGAAAACAGAGGGGATGTGATGAGGAATCTCTCTCTCTGCACGTGGACATCACCAGGGAGGGGGGGTACCTAGGGTTTGCCTATTCCCTTTGGGAATAGGATCTATTTATGAGGAGTAGCTCTAAGGTTTGGAGAAGCACCTGTTATGCTACTCCACCACCCTATGAACTTCAGTAATGCCCTACAACATAAAAAATCCATAATCATGCCTATCCCACACACCCAAATAGAGTTATGTACTTCTACCTTTTTGTGGCATCCAATCCAGGCCTTTAAAAATCCAATGCAAAGCTCTAAATTAGATATCAAAAGACCTGATTGTTGGATTTCCATCAAACTTGATAAAAACAAATCTATGGTGAAATAAACAATACAACGGTTAAAATTCATCTAAAACCTTTTGAAAACATATGATGATGCTAGAAAACTATTGTAAGTTTGATAGAGCATCAAAGATGCAAGATCTAGCTACTAAACTTAGTTGCGGGCAACCAGTGGGTTCCTTTTTGAAGTACAACAGACCTCACTTGAAGCTTAACATGAGAACCCAATATCACTTGTGTGTCAGCCACTAATGTAGCATCAAAAGGTGTATTGAAGCCCCACATTAAGACTTCTGAAGTCCTGCGATATCAAGTCTAAGGGCAAGTCTAAGCTGGTGGATGATCAAGTCGATCCAATCCAAGCATGGTGGGTACTCTTAGTTAGGAGACTTGACATGATCCATCCAATATAGATGTTCAATTGAGTCTAGAACTATATCTTGATGAAGAAATGAACATCCATATTCCCATGTGTGAAGGACGATGGAAACTAGATGCTCGATGGTTGAGATAAGATCATAAAACTTATCATGGGTTGCCTTCCCCCACTGACATGGTCATGGAGAATTTTAGGTACTAGAGAATACGGAAAATCAACTCTCTACTAGCCCATTTGAGCTGTTATGTCCCTTGCATTCTTTCCCCAAAGGCAAAGAGGAATTTCAAAAGAAATCCTTATAACCCATTAATTGTCTAATTTTCCAATCATAACTAACAATAAGGTACATAATAAAGTGGGTAACTAATGACCTTGTTCATTTCACCAAAAGAGGTCACTAATGACCAAGTTCCAGTCATCGAAACAATCAATACCCTGTTCATTTCACCAAAAGAGGTGACTAATGACCAAGTTCCAGTCATAAAAAACAATCAAATGAGTCAAATTGACTTGAAAGGGCACGCATAACTCCAACAGTTGCTGGGCATGGTTTTTTCATAAACTCACAATTTTACTAACCTCTCCTTGAATCGAGATTATCTTGCTCTTGCACTTTAGTTATGTATGTAGATGGATTACTTAAAACCCATTTGTGTACATAATATAAAATCTAGATGGATTGTGAAATACCTTGAGTTTCCGCTAGATGTGTTTTGTGGAAATAAGATTAAatggaaaagtgggccatcaCTGTCATCGCATCATAGCCTTGTACAGCTATTTGGAGTCAGCTAAAAGTGGGTCATATATATGTAAATTTTAAGCACATAAATGCTTATACATCCTTTGGTAGGCTGAAGATTTATCAGCCAATGCCATTAATTGTATAGATGTGAGTCATGTGACTGATCAGTATATTTCCACTATGCTTTTTGTTCATGTCTCCCTGTTCTTATAAAAAAGGTGTTTGAGGCTTGTTCTGCAAATTAATTGTCGGAGGTTCAGTAAGTTTATTTACTTGGCATGAAATGGTGATGCAGGCTGCAGGAAAGATTAGGGTGTGAGCCCTCTGATGAACAACTTGTCTCTTCTTTGCGGATGTCGCGTGCTGAATTACACTCCAAAATGATTGAATGTTCATTGGCGAGAGAGAGGCTAGCAATGAATAATGTCCGTCTAGTCATGTCCATCGCTCAAAAATATGATAACATGGGGGCTGAACTGGCTGACCTTGTTCAGGTGATACCTATTACCACAAACTCCATCTCCAATGCATTTTGAACTTGTTCCTCTTTCTAGCCACACAGATTTTTGTAACTGGGTCCATCTCACGGGTAACTTCCTTTCTGAATATAGGGGGGTTTGATTGGATTACTGCGTGGGATAGAGAAATTTGATTCTTCAAAAGGGTACAAAATATCAACTTATGTATATTGGTGGATTCGTCAGGTGAGGCTATGGTTTCCTTAGTCATAGCgaaccaaataaaaaaatatctgCAGATGctaaaggattttttttatatttattattattatatataattatgtGATACAAAACAGATTCACATACATACTAGACAACGCTGTGAAATCACTATTTTAAAATTGTCGGATAGAAAAGCTGAATTTCTCTTACAAGAAGTTATGACCATGCCAATATTAGGGTTAGTGAATTCAGAATGTCAACCATACTCTAATTTAATTAAATATGTCACCTGATTTATATGCTAAGAATGTAGTCGCAATGTTCTGAGTTAGCAATTTCAGCTGATCTTTCTAGAAGATTCTTATAATATATGCTTGATGATTTGCATTTCAAACACAGTTTTGTTAGTCATAAATCTAAACCACTAACGTTCAAGTTTCTGTCTCCTTTTAGTGTTATAGCATGGAGACTTTAGCATGAATAATCCATTACTTCTTGTTCCTCCTTTTCCTGGTTTTCCTTGTGTTTATCAAATTGCAtgctgaacaactttcaaattACTACTACTTATAATCCCTTCCATCTACAAATTTTGAAAGAGAAATGATCGCCTAAAATCGGTTGAATGTTATGGTGCTTTTACTTTGCATGTTTGTTTCTACTTTTGCCCTTTGAAATATGGGACATCGTTGAGGAAAAATCCCTGTAAAAATGGATTGTAGGTTATGTTAGCTCATGGCCGGTTGTATGTGATAAGTTCTCATTTTGAAGTACAATGGATGTACCGCGGAACTCCTTAAAGTTGATCAATAAAAATTTCTGTATGATGAAACTAGTAAAGTAAACATAATCCTTTTGATTTAAATTATCTGATGCTACGTATGCCCATTTTCACTGCAAGCTTGTTTGGATTGTGGGAaaagcaaagaaaagaaaagaaaagaaaaaagcataATGATTATCCAATGATGGATTCCATTTTTTGGGGGTTTTGTTTGCATAGCAACTGGAAATCTCATGTTGCTCTCACAATAGTCACCTTGTAGTCTGTGCAAGAAAAATCGATTATAGAAAAGGCTAATGATTTCTATTTCCAATATAACCATTtcatttgctatccaaacaatgtGAAAAGTTCAAACAATGGAAAGCAAAGCCCTTgggctttcttttcttttattttcccacAATCCAAACAGGGCCTACCAATATAACTATTTGtaaacagttgaaaatttttagttgcaggatccttctaactaggtgctgcTCCCGCTTTGAATCGCACTTTGGATTCTCACTCCCATTACCACTTCCCACcaattcatacttgtttacattttgaaacagatgcttccccACTCCCACACTCGAATCTGTTGCCATTTCGCTTCATGCTTGCAACTATCTGAAAAATAATTGTTTAGTGGGACCCTTTGCTAGCACAGCCTAGGGATTGGGAGTTGGGTCCAAATCCTCTCAGAACAATGATTAATTAGGAATGGTAAAATACTAGAACGTAATGTATTTTTTGTAGAAACCTAGAACGTAATGTTACCAATCATTTGCATTTATTTTGTTGAGGTACCTACAGAAAGCCCAGAAAACTAGAAACAACAATTCATAACTCAATTTAATGATCGATTTTAATTACTCATTACTCAATCTTGGTTTGCACTTACATTCTTCGAGACTGGGAAAAGCACAAAAGATAGGGCACATAAGTATACTCCAAAGCTCTATTAATTGGGAAAAGTCACCTGGTTTGTGCCAtaattttaaagtaaatggattgCAAAACAGGAAGGTTTGATGCGTGATATAAGTTTCATATATTCTTCCTTCGGCGAGGATTCCACATGTTAGAGATTGATCCAAGTAGCATATGACCATTGAAGCTTTCTATCCAAATTGGGGTGTATATATGCTCATTTAGTTGAAACAAGAGACGGCCTTCTCAGTTGCTTTGACCCAACTTCTTCAACCATACTCTCAACAGTTGTTCTCAAGAAGCCCCCACCCCACCccccaaaaaaggaaaagaaggaaaaaaaaagaagaagcatctcTTCACTCCAAATTATGTAGACAACTTCAGAAATAGATGACAACCATAGAAACCCAACTCTTGTGTCCAGCCTCACCCTGCCAAGCCCCGACAGTTAGTCAAAAGGTTTTTTCACTAAACCTGCAAGTC
Coding sequences within:
- the LOC131232469 gene encoding RNA polymerase sigma factor sigA-like isoform X2, whose translation is MMATAAVIGLSAGKRLLSSSFYSSDLNDKLFSVHELGVTQFQAASAKNVIIAKKSNNFGPGVPSNRHTQTIKALKEHVDTSSVPSTDESWQQWTDLLEKDGNHNESSLEVLILLQKSMLEKQWNISFDQAGTLDAPGGVNKKIQITGSGTSARQRRTNSRRKAINQTASLMLPSRRKHPRSIISPELLQGRLTGYVKGISSKDLLSHAEVIHLSNTIKAGISLEEHKSKLQERLGCEPSDEQLVSSLRMSRAELHSKMIECSLARERLAMNNVRLVMSIAQKYDNMGAELADLVQGGLIGLLRGIEKFDSSKGYKISTYVYWWIRQKIAESLKMSQKKVRNATEAISKVFSLDREAFPTLNGLPGETLHSYIADNNLENNPWHGFDEWSLKDEVNKLISTTLGERERDIIRLYYGLDKESHTWEDISRQFGLSRERVRQVGLVALEKLKHAARRRRLEAMLVKH
- the LOC131232469 gene encoding RNA polymerase sigma factor sigA-like isoform X1, whose product is MMATAAVIGLSAGKRLLSSSFYSSDLNDKLFSVHELGVTQFQAASAKNVIIAKKSNNFGPGVPSNRHTQTIKALKEHVDTSSVPSTDESWQQWTDLLEKDGNHNESSLEVLILLQKSMLEKQWNISFDQAGTLDAPGGVNKKIQITGSGTSARQRRTNSRRKAINQTASLMLPSRRKHPRSIISPELLQGRLTGYVKGISSKDLLSHAEVIHLSNTIKAGISLEEHKSKLQERLGCEPSDEQLVSSLRMSRAELHSKMIECSLARERLAMNNVRLVMSIAQKYDNMGAELADLVQGGLIGLLRGIEKFDSSKGYKISTYVYWWIRQGVSKALVENSRTLRLPSHLHERLSLIRNAKIRLEEKGITPSIDKIAESLKMSQKKVRNATEAISKVFSLDREAFPTLNGLPGETLHSYIADNNLENNPWHGFDEWSLKDEVNKLISTTLGERERDIIRLYYGLDKESHTWEDISRQFGLSRERVRQVGLVALEKLKHAARRRRLEAMLVKH